The DNA segment CAGTGGGCGTGATCCGGCGACGGTCAGCGGATTGGCGTGGCACGTCATCGGCAAGGATATCCTCAAGCCGCATGCGGTCTTCTGGCCCACCATGCTGAAGGCGGCGGGCTATCCGCTGTACCGCAAACTGGTGGTCCACAGCCACATCCTGGCCGAGGATGGGCGCAAGATGGGCAAAAGCCTGGGCAACGCGATCAACCCGCAGCAACTGGTGAATGACTTCCCGGTGGACGCCATCCGTTACACCTTGTTGCGCGAGGCGTCGCTGGGCGCGGACAGCCCCTACGGCGAGGGCATTCTGGTGTCGCGCCTGAACAGCGATCTGGCGAACGATCTGGGCAACCTGCTGTCGCGCACGGTCAGCATGATTCACAAGTACAGAGGTGGCGTGCTGCCCGCCGCGCACGAGCCGAACGAGCGCGAGCGCGAGATAGAGGCGGCGGCGCTGGCCCTGCCGGGTCAGATTCTGGCCCTCGTGGATGACCTCAAGATCAATATGGCGATTGAGGCGGCCATGAACTTCGTGCGTGACCTGAACCGCTACATCGCTGAGAGTGCGCCGTGGAATCTGGCGAAGTCCGACGAAACCGCCCGCCGTCTGGACACGGTGCTTTATACGGCTGCCGAGGGGTTGCGCGTCGCCTCGGTGTGTCTGGAAGCGGTGATTCCCGGCAAGGCCCGCGAACTGCGGGCGCAACTGGGCCTGAGTGGACAGACCTACGCCCTAGCGGGAGCCTGGGGCCTGATTCCAGCCGGAACGCGCGTGCCGGGCGGCCCCATCCTCTTCCCGAAGCCGGAGCAGGAGGAAGGCAAGGAGAAGTCGGTCAAGCCGCAGAAGCCCATCCAGAAGGAGAAGAAAGTCGTGCCCCAGATCGTAGAACCCATCGCGCCCGTCGCCAGTGCCACCCCCGCCGAAACCGAAGCCCTGATCTCCATTGACGACTTCGCCCGTATCGACTTGCGCGTGGCCGAGGTCATCGCCTGCGAGGCGGTGGCAAAGGCCGACAAACTGCTCAAGCTGACGGTGAAAATGGGCGACGAAACGCGCACGGTGGTCAGCGGCATCCGCAAGTGGTATGAGCCGGAAGCGCTGGTGGGCCGCAAGGTGATTCTGGTGGCGAACCTGAAGCCCGCCAAGTTGCGCGGCATTGAATCCCAGGGCATGATCCTGGCCGCCGAGGACGATGCGGGCAATCTGGATCTGGTGGGACTGGGGCTGGATTTGCCGAGCGGGACGAAGGTTCGCTGAGAAAAAATCTCAACAAAAAGCTGCCGGAGGCGAATTGACCTCCGGCAGCTCTGGTTTTGGATGGACGCTTATGGAATCAGGTAGGTGACCACCAGACTGGGCTTGTCGGTGGCGCTGTCGCCCGATCTCAGGTAAGCGATGTCGGCGTTGCCGTCCCCATCGGTCAGCTTGGCGAAGCGCAGGCGGTACTGCGAGCGGACGCGGCTGTTGGTTCGGTCATCCTTGAGGGCACTCAGGACAGACTTGGTGTAGTTGCCGAGAGTGGGGCTGCTGATGATGTCACCCTGGTTGCTGTACACCGTAGGATCGAAGTCGGCGGCGGTCAGTGAGGTGCCGTAATTCACATGATCCAGCATCAAATCGCTGGCCCCCACATCCAGGTCGGTATACGGACTGCCAGCCACCGCGTACTGGTTGACGGTCAGGTTCGCGGCCAGAATGTTGGCGCTGGTCAGGGCAGCGGGTAGGCCAGCCAGGTCGAAGCTCAGATAGCTGCGGTAGGTGGCATTTCCAACTGTGGCGCTGTCGCCGATATACAGGGAGCCGTCGTTGGTCACCACCTCTCCGTCTGAACGCACCCGGCCATCCAGCGCTGGCGTGCTGCTCAGGGTCGTGGTGATCTGCTTGAAAGTCTTAAAGTTGCTGTTAGTGGCGGGCAGGGCATTGCCCGCGATGTCTGTGGCCGTGGTGCTGAGGCTGAAGCTGTACGTCTTCCCCAGAGCGGTGTAGGCGAGGTCCGCATTGGGATTGATGGTGAGCGCCGTACCGCCAGCGTTCCAGCTAAAAGTCACACTCGCGGCGGGCAGATCGGTGGACTGGTAGGCCGCCTGCGTGGCCGCCTGATTCATTTTCTCACTGAAGGTCACCACGATATTGGCGTCCTTGGCAACCCCGGTGGCCCCACTGGCAGGCGTGATGGACACGACGCTGGGCGCGGTGGTATCTGCTGGGTCTGGTGTGGGGGTTCCTCCACCTCCGCAGGCGGCGAGGCTCAGGGCAGTGGTCAGCAGCAAAGCAATATTCAGTGGTTTCATGGTCTTTTCCTCCTGGGCGCCGGAAGCTCTGCCAACCGCTGGCCGAGTGCCTTTCCTTCGCATGGACCCACCTTAAAAAACGCACCGTGACCGGACCATGATCAACTGTGATCAGGATGGACTTGCGCCATGATCAGGCAGCCCACCATGCGTTCCGCCTGACCGTTCATGCCCGCAGTTCACGCCAGCCCGAGTAGACTGGGCCGTATGCCGTTTATCGTGGTTTCGGGATTGTCAGGCAGTGGCAAGAGTACGGTTCTGCGCACGCTGGAGGACGCGGGCTTCTTTACCACCGACAACCTGCCGCCCGAGCTGTGGGGGGCCATGCACGATCTGGCCGAGGCGCGCGGCCTCAAGCGGGTGGCCATCAGCACCGACGCGCGCACCCGCGATTTCCTGGGGGCGCTGGAATCCAGTTACATGCGGCTGTCACGCCGCCGTGAGGACCTGCGGGTACTGTTTCTGGAGGCCACGGCGGACGTGCTGCTCAAGCGTTACAACCTGACCCGCCGCGAACACCCGCTGGGCGATATGCTGATGGTGGATTTTGCCCGCGAGCGTGAACTGCTTGCGCCACTGCGCTCGATTGCCGACACGGTGATCGACACCACCGATCTGAGTGCCAAGGAACTGGCCGAGCGGGTGCTGGGGCTGTACCGCCTGGAACGCGATTTTCACCTGCGGCTGGTGTCCTTCGGCTTCAAGCATTCGCCGCCGCGCGACGTGGATCTGGTGCTGGACGTGCGGACCCTGCCCAATCCTTTCTATGACCCGGAGCTGCGGCCCCGCACAGGTCTTGAAAAGGACGTGGCCGACTACGTGTTCCAGAACGAGGACGCGCAGGCGTTCTACGCCGAATTGCGCGGCTTCGTCCGCACCGCCGCCGAACGGGCGAAGGCCAGCGGGCGGCATGGATACACAGTTGGCATCGGCTGCACGGGCGGGCAGCACCGCGCCGTGGCTGTGACGGACCGGCTGGCAGGTGACCTGAAAGACCTGAACGTGGAGGTGGCCGATCACCGCGATATGAAGCTGGAGGCGGGCTGAGATGGGGAGGCGGCGATGAGTGATCCGCCCCTGCTGGACGACCAACGGCTGGGCGAGCGGTCTCCAGCCACTCTGGGCCGGGCCAGTGCCGTGCGGCGGCGGGCGGTGCGGGGTGGGCAGTACGCCAGCCGCCGCGCCCGCGTGTGGCTCGCGCCGGGTATGGGCGTCAAGCGCTGGTTGATCCTGTTCATGGTCTGCACGCTGGTGGGGGCGGTGGGTTTCCTCCATTTCACCTGGACCGGGCCGCTGCATTTCGTCGCCACCCGCTGGATTCTGTACCTGAATACGCTGACCGATCCAGGACTGGTGCCGCTGCATGTCACCGGTATGGTGGTCATGGCACTGGCACTGATCGGGGCGTTTTTCAGCATCGCCATGCTCAACCGTTCCATCCTGCGCGGCACGGGTACAGTTCCTGGCACGGCGCTGGACCTGATCTACGAGCGGCGCAACCTGTCACGCGGCCCCCGGATCGTGGCAGTGGGCGGAGGCACGGGTCTGTCCAACCTGCTGAGTGGCCTGCGTGCCTATACCGCTCATACCACCGCCATCGTGACCGTTTCCGACAACGGCGGCAGCAGCGGACGTCTGCGCGAATCGCTGGACATGATCGCCCCCGGTGACCTGACCGACTGCTACGCGGCCCTCAGCGACAGCCCGGTGATGGCGCGGCTGCTCCTGCACCGCTTCACGCGCGGCGACGGCCTCAAGGGCCACACCTTCGGCAATTTGATGCTGGCCACCCTCAGCGAGGAGGAAGGCGGGCTTGCGGTGGCCATGAAGGACATCCACGAGGTACTGCGGATTCGCGGACAGGTCTTTCCGGCCACCACCGCGCCCGCCACCCTGGTGGCCCACCTGGAGGACGGCGGCGTGATCCGGGGCGAGAGCCAGTTTGCCGAATCGGTGGGTCACGCGCGCATCCGGCAGGTCAGCCTCGATCCGCCGGATCTGCCCGCGCTGCCCCCAGTGCTGGATGCCATCCGCGACGCCGAGCAACTGGTGCTGGGGCCGGGAAGCCTGTTTACCAGTATCATTCCCGCTCTGCTGGTCCCCGAAATTGCCCGCGCCGTGCGCGAATCGGTGGCTCCCCTGATCTACGTATCCAGCCTGATGACTGAACCCGGCGAGACCGATGGCCTGAGCCTGGAAGACCACGTGCGCGCCATCACCCGCCACCTGGGCCGCACCCCCGATTGCGTGCTGGTCAACAACGCCAGCCTGCCCCCCGAAGTCGTGCAGCGCTACGCGGAGGCGGGCGCGCATCTGCTCAACCTGGATGGGGCCAGCCGTGACCTGAGCGACTGTGCCGTGGTGCTGCCGCTGTTGCAACCCGGACAGGCCCGCCATGATCCGGTGGCGCTGGCCCAGGCACTATTGACCCAGACCCCACGTCGCCGCTTCCAGAACTGACTCCATCAGAGACCGGCCTGCATCAGAGGCGGCGCTGAACTAGAGGCAGCCCTCATCCGCCGTCTCACTGACTGTTACGCTGGGCAGCATGACAGCGCTGCAAGACACGGCAATGGGAATCCGCGAGATGGGCGTGCGGGCAAAAGCGGCGGGCCGGGTGCTGCGTTCCCTGCCCACAGCGCGCAAGGTAGAGGCGTTGCGCGCCATCGCTGCCGAACTGCGTGCCCGTGAAGACGGAATCGTGCGGGCCAACGCCCAGGATGTGCTGGCCGCGCAGGAAGCTGGTCTGCCCGAACACATGATCGCCCGCCTGCGTCTGGACGCCGCCGCGCTGAGAACGGTGGCCGCCGATGTGGAGGCCGTCTCGCGGCTGCCCGATCCGGTGGGGGAGACCACGGGGGCGCAGACCCAGCCCAGCGGGATTCAGGTCTCACAGAGGCGAGTGCCGCTGGGCGTGCTGGGGGTCATCTACGAATCGCGTCCCAACGTCACCGTGGATGTGGCTGCATTGGCGCTGATGAGTGGTAACGCAGTGATCCTGCGCGGCGGCAAGGAAACCGTTCACAGCAACGCGGCCCTGGAAGAGGCGATTCGCGCGGCTCTGAAAGCCCAGAACCTCCCTACCGACGCCGTGCAGGTCATCCACGATCCGGCCCGCGAGCGCATGCGCGAACTCCTGCGCCTGGACGATCTGGTGGACGCCATCATCCCGCGCGGCGGGGCCGGGCTGCACCGCTACTGTGTCGAGAACGCTACCGTCCCCGTGATCGTGGGCGGCATCGGCGTGGTTCATATCTATCTGGACGCCAGCTTCACCCGTGACCCGGCAGACGTGAGGCGGGCTGCCGAGATTATCGTGAATGCCAAAGTTCAGAAGCCCAGCGCCTGCAATGCTCTGGACACATTGTTGATTGATCGGGACGCTCTGGCTGCCTTGCCCGACATCGCCCGCGCGTTGCTGGAAAACGGCGTGGAAGTGCGCGCCGATGCCGAGGCGTGGAGCGCGTTGCAGAACGCGGGGATCGCCGTGATGCCTGCTACCGATACCGACTACGGCACCGAATTCCTGGCCTTGACCGTCAGCCTCAAAGTCGTATCTGGACTGGAGGAAGCGCTGGACTTCATTGCCACCCACGGCAACCACACCGACGTGATTTTGACACGCGACGACGCGCAGGCCGAGCGTTTTATTCAGGACGTGGACAGTGCCGCCGTGATTGTCAACGCCAGCCCCCGTTTCAATGACGGCGGGCAACTGGGATTGGGCGCGGAAGTCGCCATCAGCACGCAGAAGCTGCACGCGCGGGGGCCGATGGGCTTGAGGGAACTGACCACGACGAAATGGGTGGTGGTGGGGGAAGGGCAGGGCAGGAGCTAGATCAGAAGAAGAGGGAAACAGTTTTAACTCTGCTTCCCCTTTTCGTTGATCGCTTCAGACGCCCAGCGGTACATCCACCCCAAGCTCGGCCAGCACGGTGCGGATCGCCTGCGCGTCGATTCCGGCGCGGGCGTGGACGCTCTCGGTGGTGGCGTGATCCTGGAACTCATCGGGGATGCCCAATGTCCGTACGGGAACGCTCAGGCCCATGCTGTTCAACGCCTCCAGCACGGCGCTGCCGAAGCCGCCCACCAGCGTGTTGTCTTCCACGGTGATGATCGTGCGGGCGCTCCCGGCCAGTTCGCGCAGCATATTCAGGTCCAGCGGCTTGACGAAACGGGCGTTGACCACGCCGACACCCGGCAGATCGCCTGCCGCTGCCTGCGCGTATTCCAACGCCTTGCCGCCTGCCAGGATCACGGCGTCCGAGCCGTCCTTGACGCGCTCCCAGGTCCCCCATTCCAGCTCGGGCCAAGTTCCTTCCGGCACCCTGGCAGTGTTGCCACGGGGGTAACGGATGGCGAAGGGGCCGGCGTGTTCCTGCGCGTATTTCAACATGCCGCGTAACTCGTTCGCGTCTTTGGGCAGGCCGATCCGAACGTTGGGAATGCTGCGCAGGTAGCTCAGATCGAACACGCCGTTGTGCGTCGAACCGTCTGCCCCCACGATCCCGGCGCGATCAATGGCGAAGGTGACGTTCAGATTTTCAATCGCCACGTCGTGCAGCACCTGATCGTAGGCGCGTTGCAGGAAGGTGGAATAGATTGCCACGATGGGCCGCAGGCCCTGCAAGGCCATCCCAGCGGCGGTGGTCACGGCCACGTCCTCGGCGATGCCTACATCCAGATAACGGTGCGGGTGCACCTTGCTGTAGCCCACCAGCCCGCTGCCCTCGCGCATGGCGGGGGTGATCACGAAGGTGCGCGGATCGCGTTTGGCCAGTTCGGTCACGGCGTCGCCAAATGCGGCGCTCCACGAGTACGCGTTACTGGCCTTGAAATCCCCGGTGTCCGGGTCAAATTTGCCGGGTCCATGCCAGTAGATCGGGTCCGCCTCGGCGTAGCTCAGGCCCTTGCCCTTGCGGGTCACGACATGCAGGATCGTGGGGCCGTCCAGATCCACCAGCCGTTCCATCAGCCAGACCAGTTCCTGAACGTTGTGGCCGTCCACCGGGCCGACATAACGCACGCCCATCATGGCAAAGGGGTTGACGCTGGCCGGATCGAAGAAGTGGCGGGTGCTGCTCTTGGCGCGGCTCATGAAGTCGGCCAGCGGCTTGCTCAGGGACTGCACGGCTTTCTTCCCGGCCCCCTCGCCTTCCTGAAACCACTTCTGGACTTGCAGGCCGCGCATGAATTTATTGATCGCCCCCACATTCTCGGAAATGCTCATCTCATTGTCGTTCAGGACGATCAGCATCTTACGGCGCAGATCGCCGATGGTGTTCAGGGCGGCCAGTGCCATGCCGCCGGTCAACGAACCGTCACCAATCACGGCGGCCACCTTGTAATCCTGGCCCAGCGCGTCGCGCGCCATCGCCATGCCCAGCGCGTTGGCGAGACTGGTGCTGGCGTGGCCCACCGTGATCGCGTCATGCTCGGACTCGCTGACCTTGGTGAAGCCGCTCAGGCCGCCTTCCTTTTTGACGGTGGCCATCTGATCGCGCCGTCCGGTCAACATCTTGTGGGCGTACGCCTGATGGCCCACGTCGAAGAGAATCCGGTCACGCGGGCTGTTCAGCACGTAATGCAGCGCCACGATCAGATCGGTGGCCCCCAGCGAGGACGCCAGATGCAGCCCGCCCACCGAGCAGACCCGCACGATCTCGTCGCGCAGTTCCTGGCTCAGCGCGGGCAACTGATCACGCGAGAGCTTCTTGAGGTCATCAGGGCCGTAAATCCGGTCCAGCAGCGGTGTGAGCCTGTGGTCAAGATCCATCCCGTCAGCCTTCTTCATGTCGCTCATCAGCGGCCTCCCTTGAAATTGCGTCCCACCAGCAGTAAGCCTTCGGGGGTGCGGACCTCGCCCACATACGGCGTGAACCACAGTTGTTGCGTGGCTGGAAACAGGCCGCCCACCGTGTCACTGACCTGCCGGGTGACCACCCACACCTCGAACTTTCCGGCGGGCGTGTCCTGCTGCCGCTTTTCCTGCACTGTATAGCTGTAATTCAGCGTGCCCTGCGCCTGCACCTTGCCGTCGTCCCCGCTGATGGCGATGTTGCTCACGCCCTGCCACGTCAGGCCCACCTTCCAGGCACTTTCCGCCGGGTATTCCAGCCACGGCGGGTCCAGCCGCACGTTCACGCCGGGTTTTCTCAGTCCCAGCAACTTGACACCGTCTGCCGAGAAGGTCCGGTACCACGTCTGGTCTGCGCCGCGCCCGGTCAGTTGCAGCGCCTGCACGGTCTGGTTGGCATAGATGCTCGGCCCCAGCGCCCGCAGCACGTAGGGCACGGCGGAAGTCGGCTCACCTTCGGGCAGGTAGGACCACGCCAGCCCGGCCTGACTGGGATAAAAGGACACCGTACTGACGGGCGTGCTGGTCTGCACCGTGGGGCCGGGGCCGCCTGTGCTGGGCGTGCAGGCGCTCAGGCCCAGCAGCAGGGCTGGAACAAGCGCGAGAAAGGGGGTGGGGCGCATATTCCCCAGAGTAACGTGACGCATTGACCGCATTCTGTCAGTTAAGAGCAAGTCACGCGTCCTGCTTTTGGGTGATGGAATGGGGGAATGGTGTCTAGGACGGTGGGGAAGGGGGATTTCTAAGGGTGGGTTTATGGATTTGAACGGATGAAGACTAAATTTTGTTGCTTTTCTGCAAATTGCAGCGCCGACAGAGAAGCTGCAAATTATTCTCGGTACTCGCGCCGCCCAGGCTATGGGGAATCACATGGTCATATTCCAGATAATTGTTATCTGCACACTGAACGCATTTTCCCTGATCCCGCTGCCACACGGCGATTTTGATGTTCTGTGGAATGCTGCGGCTTGCCCGTTCAGTCTGCGGCATCAGTAAAAGCCGCTTATGTAGCCGAACTAAAGCGTCCAGAGTGGCACTTAAAATAAGAGGCTTAGAGACATGGTGGTAGGTGCCGCTGCCCTTCTTGACCGATAGCTCAAGATTCACGCCGTCTGAGCGTTCCTCAATCCGAAGAATCTTCCCATACTGGACGTTCCAGCCGCCTTCCCCTGCACCGCCGATAAAGTAAATCTGACGGTTGGTCACCACCGCACGTCCAACGATGTCGCGGCTGCGGGTGGCGGTGACATGCCGGAAAGTGGCAGGAACTTCCAAGTGGGCCACTTCGCCTGCGTCCAGAAGAACTGTCGTCTGAACTGCGGGTAGGTGGCCTTCACGGATGCTGGTGGCGGCGCGCAAATCCACAAGTTCGCTTTGAAGGGGGGCCAGCAAGCCCGGCGGAATGCAGAGCAAACGCGCCAGATCCCTAAAATCAATTTCCTCCTGCGAGCTGATGATTCCGTCCGAATAGGCGAGGGTGAGTGTCCGCTCCATCAGGCGCAGAGCGTCGGTCCTCACAAAATCAAGGGCCGTTTTGGCATCCAGTTCTTCTCGCAAAACGGTTTGCTGTAGGTCCTGCCATTCATGATGTTCCATGACGCCGTCCGCGCAGGCTGCCAGAAAGCGCGTGCGGAAACGCCCCAGCGCCTCCTGAGCCTTGTGGGCGCAATCGCGGCACAGGCCCTCGCTGTTCAGCTTGAGCGGCGCGAAGAGACTTCCCCGCTTGCCGCAGTTCTGGCAGGCGTGGGCATCAGCGGCGGGACGTGGCGGGGCCGATTGCAGGGGTTCCCAGGCAGCAAGCAGCGGCGTGAAAGATTTGTCGGGTGTCTGGCTTGCCGTGTGGTCAGGATGGGCGGATTGATCAGGCTGCAGAAGAGGCATTTCTTCCTGAGCCACAACCTCGCCACCCATCAACTCTAGCAATGCTTGCAAACCGCCGGAAAAGCCCTGGCCCACGCCCGTGACCCGCCACTTTCCCTGGTAGCGGTAGACCTCCAGCAGAATCAGCGCCCGCTCGCTCTGAAACATCTGCCCTTCCACATTGAAATGCACACTGTCGCCACGCTCATCCATCAGGCTGGCCGTGCCACGCCGAAGGGCGGAAAACGGCTGCTCATCGGTGGTGGCCACGAAGACAAGGCGATGTATGCCAAGTGGCAACCGTGCTAGATCGACCTGAAACGAATGCTCTGAGGGGTTGAGTGTGATGGCCTGTTCAGGACTGGCTTTCTGGTTGTAAAAGATGAAATAGCGATCATCCGTCAGTTGCCGGGATTCGTTCAGGCCAAATACGCTGAGATCAGCGGTTTCCATGCCGGGCAAATGCGCCCGCAGGGTGAGCTGCGGCTGGGCAGTCAGTCCGTCGAGTGTGAGCCTTTGCCCGCGCTGAAGCTGCTGGATCATCTGTGGACTTTAGCGTGAAGGTTGACCGAGACGCCAAATTCTCAGAATGAGGGGCCGCAGGCTTCAAGCCCCGGCCCCTTTTTTCCTGCTCCGCTCAGATCAGGCTGAGCTGATCCCCATCGGCAATATGGGTGAGGTGTTCGGGCAATCCGCGCGGGTGGTCCATCACAATCTGCTCGGCCTTGTACGACGAGCGGACCAGCGGCCCCGACACGATTTCCAGGAAGCCCAGTTTCATGCCTTCCTCGCGGATCTCATTGAATTCGGCGGGAGTCACGTAACGCTCCACGGCCAGATGGTGCATGGTGGGGCGCAGGTACTGCCCGAAGGTCAGCACGTCCACGCCCGCCGCGCGGCAGTCGATCATGGTCTGCATAATTTCCTCGCGGGTTTCGCCCAGGCCCAGCATCACGGATGTTTTGGTGATCACGTCCGGGCGGGCGCGTTTGGCATGGGCCAGCACGGCGAGGGTCTGGTCATAGTCGGCGCGGATGTCACGGACCGGGTGGGTCAGGCGGCGCACCGTTTCGATGTTCTGGGCATAGGTGTCCACGCCACTGTCAAGCACCAGATCGACGCAGTGGGTGTTGCCGCTGAAATCGGGGGTCAGGGCTTCCACACGGGTTTCGGGATTCAACTTTTTAATGGCCGCCACCGTCTTGGCAAAGTGGTACGCGCCGCCATCCGGCAGGTCGTCACGGTCTACCGAGGTCAGCACGACGTACTTCAGGCCCATCAGCGCCACGCTCTCTGCCACACCCTGCGGCTCGTCTAGGTCCAGCTTACCCATCGGGTTGCCAGTATCCACGGCGCAGAAGCGGCAGCCGCGCGTGCAGATATGCCCCATCAGCATGAAGGTGGCGGTGCCGCGTGACCAGCACTCGCCGATGTTGGGGCACATGGCTTCCTCGCAGACCGTGTGCAGGCGGTGTTCCTTGACGATCTTGCGGACCTCGCCGAACACCTGTCCGGTGGGGATGGTGACCTTCAGCCAGTCAGGCTTCTTCTCGCGCACGGGCACGCTGTCTTTGCGGTAGATGCCATTCTTAATGAACTTGGGTTCTTTATGGTCAGTCTGTTTCTGTTCGGTCTGCGTCATGTCAGCTCCCCGCCCCGGCAAGTTCCGGCAGCGTCCAGTCGTAGGTTTCAAAGGTGGTGGTGAAGGCGTCGGAAAGTGCTTTGCGGGCGCTGTCCATGTCAGGACTCTGGCCCAGACCGCGCAGTTCGTATTCACGTTCCACGCTGGTCATCTGTGTACCGCTCAGGCCACACGGTACGATCAATTCAAAATGCTGGAGGTTGGTGGTCACGTTCAGCGCCAGCCCGTGCAGAGCGACGTTCTTCTGCACCGCCACCCCGAAGGAGGCGATTTTCTGATCGTAGCTGAGGCCGTTGACCTCACGCGGATCGACGTACACGCCCGCGTAGCCGGGGTTGGGGCGGGCGTCGGGCAGACCCAGAGCATCCAGGGCCAGGATGGTGGAGGCCTCCAGCAGGCGCAGGAAATCCTGCACGCGCCGGCCCACCGGGAAGATCGCGTAGGCCACCAGTTGACCGGGGCCGTGGTAGGTCACGTCACCGCCGCGCTCGACTTCCAGCACCTCAATGCCCTGCGCTTCCAGATACTCGCGCGTCACGATGATGTTGGTTCCCTCGCGCGCCTTGCGGCCCAGCGTCAGCACGGGCGGGTGTTCCACCAGCAGCAGCGCGGGTCTGCCCCCTGCCGCCACCCGCGCGTGGTGTTCTTTCTGCAAGGCCCAGGCGTCGCGGTACGGCACGCGGCCCAGGTCTATGGTGTCGAATGTGGGGGCCTTCATACCCAGAATTGTACGCCCGGCCTTTCCACATTCACCGTGTCCTGCGCCAAATTACGCCCCGGATTGACCACGCCCCCTGGTGAATCTGCGCCCTCAGGCTGGTTATGTCGCGTTCTGGAGTGTCCGGCCTGTCAGGACGTAATATCCAGGTCATGCCCGAACTCGTCTCTCCTTCCAGCCATTACCAGCAAAGTTTCATTCAAGCCGTGCGTGAGGCACAGGCCGCAGGGAGTGGTCTGGGCGACACCCTGAACTGGGACGTTACGCAAATGGAAGCCGACTTCGAGAGCGTGCTTGCCGATCTGCGCCGCTACGAGCCGGGCCACGAACTGCCGGAAGGCTTCGTGCACTCCGAACACCTCTGGCTGGTGGAGGGCGACGTTTACCTGGGCCGCGCCAGCCTGCGCCACACCCTCACCCCACGCCTGCGCGAATTTGGCGGCCATATCGGCTACGAAATCCGCCCCTCGGTGCGGCGGCAGGGCCACGGCAGCACCATCCTGCGCCTGACGCTGGAGCGGGCGCGTGGGCTGGGCCTGGACCGCGTTTTGATCACCTGTGACACCGATAATCTCGGCTCACGTGGGGTGATCGAGGGCAATGGCGGCGTGCTGGAGGGGGAATTCGTGCTGGCATCCCATCCAAAGCCGATACGCCGCTACTGGATTACGCTCTAGGAAGGCTCCGTCTGTTCTTTCGGCACGTCTTTCTGCAACTCGTCAGCCCTGTCCTGCATGTCGTGGGCCAGCCGGTTCAGGGCCTGCGCCTGTTCCTCCTCGGACGCGCCGGTCCTGCCCATGTTCTCTGCCACGGCCCCGCCGATCTGGGTCAGGGCCTCCACCTGTTCGGGCGCAGCGTCGTCCAGTTCGCCGATGCGCTCGACGATGTCCGCGCCTGCCTCGGCCAGAGCAGTGGCCTCGTGGGCGGCGCTGAAGCGCTGAATCTCGTCGATGCGGCGCTGGTGTTCGTTCAGCACCTCCTCAAGCTGTCCGGCCTGTTCCAGCGTCTGCGCCTGCGCCCGCGCCGCGTCCAT comes from the Deinococcus sp. AJ005 genome and includes:
- a CDS encoding TerD family protein, with product MIQQLQRGQRLTLDGLTAQPQLTLRAHLPGMETADLSVFGLNESRQLTDDRYFIFYNQKASPEQAITLNPSEHSFQVDLARLPLGIHRLVFVATTDEQPFSALRRGTASLMDERGDSVHFNVEGQMFQSERALILLEVYRYQGKWRVTGVGQGFSGGLQALLELMGGEVVAQEEMPLLQPDQSAHPDHTASQTPDKSFTPLLAAWEPLQSAPPRPAADAHACQNCGKRGSLFAPLKLNSEGLCRDCAHKAQEALGRFRTRFLAACADGVMEHHEWQDLQQTVLREELDAKTALDFVRTDALRLMERTLTLAYSDGIISSQEEIDFRDLARLLCIPPGLLAPLQSELVDLRAATSIREGHLPAVQTTVLLDAGEVAHLEVPATFRHVTATRSRDIVGRAVVTNRQIYFIGGAGEGGWNVQYGKILRIEERSDGVNLELSVKKGSGTYHHVSKPLILSATLDALVRLHKRLLLMPQTERASRSIPQNIKIAVWQRDQGKCVQCADNNYLEYDHVIPHSLGGASTENNLQLLCRRCNLQKSNKI
- the lipA gene encoding lipoyl synthase, with the translated sequence MTQTEQKQTDHKEPKFIKNGIYRKDSVPVREKKPDWLKVTIPTGQVFGEVRKIVKEHRLHTVCEEAMCPNIGECWSRGTATFMLMGHICTRGCRFCAVDTGNPMGKLDLDEPQGVAESVALMGLKYVVLTSVDRDDLPDGGAYHFAKTVAAIKKLNPETRVEALTPDFSGNTHCVDLVLDSGVDTYAQNIETVRRLTHPVRDIRADYDQTLAVLAHAKRARPDVITKTSVMLGLGETREEIMQTMIDCRAAGVDVLTFGQYLRPTMHHLAVERYVTPAEFNEIREEGMKLGFLEIVSGPLVRSSYKAEQIVMDHPRGLPEHLTHIADGDQLSLI
- the dxs gene encoding 1-deoxy-D-xylulose-5-phosphate synthase, with the protein product MKKADGMDLDHRLTPLLDRIYGPDDLKKLSRDQLPALSQELRDEIVRVCSVGGLHLASSLGATDLIVALHYVLNSPRDRILFDVGHQAYAHKMLTGRRDQMATVKKEGGLSGFTKVSESEHDAITVGHASTSLANALGMAMARDALGQDYKVAAVIGDGSLTGGMALAALNTIGDLRRKMLIVLNDNEMSISENVGAINKFMRGLQVQKWFQEGEGAGKKAVQSLSKPLADFMSRAKSSTRHFFDPASVNPFAMMGVRYVGPVDGHNVQELVWLMERLVDLDGPTILHVVTRKGKGLSYAEADPIYWHGPGKFDPDTGDFKASNAYSWSAAFGDAVTELAKRDPRTFVITPAMREGSGLVGYSKVHPHRYLDVGIAEDVAVTTAAGMALQGLRPIVAIYSTFLQRAYDQVLHDVAIENLNVTFAIDRAGIVGADGSTHNGVFDLSYLRSIPNVRIGLPKDANELRGMLKYAQEHAGPFAIRYPRGNTARVPEGTWPELEWGTWERVKDGSDAVILAGGKALEYAQAAAGDLPGVGVVNARFVKPLDLNMLRELAGSARTIITVEDNTLVGGFGSAVLEALNSMGLSVPVRTLGIPDEFQDHATTESVHARAGIDAQAIRTVLAELGVDVPLGV
- the lipB gene encoding lipoyl(octanoyl) transferase LipB, with the protein product MKAPTFDTIDLGRVPYRDAWALQKEHHARVAAGGRPALLLVEHPPVLTLGRKAREGTNIIVTREYLEAQGIEVLEVERGGDVTYHGPGQLVAYAIFPVGRRVQDFLRLLEASTILALDALGLPDARPNPGYAGVYVDPREVNGLSYDQKIASFGVAVQKNVALHGLALNVTTNLQHFELIVPCGLSGTQMTSVEREYELRGLGQSPDMDSARKALSDAFTTTFETYDWTLPELAGAGS
- a CDS encoding GNAT family N-acetyltransferase, which codes for MPELVSPSSHYQQSFIQAVREAQAAGSGLGDTLNWDVTQMEADFESVLADLRRYEPGHELPEGFVHSEHLWLVEGDVYLGRASLRHTLTPRLREFGGHIGYEIRPSVRRQGHGSTILRLTLERARGLGLDRVLITCDTDNLGSRGVIEGNGGVLEGEFVLASHPKPIRRYWITL